TGATTCAGAACAAGAGAGGCGGTTATTGCTTTGAACAGAACACATTGTTTCAAGCATTGCTCACCGAAATCGGCTTTGACGTTATAGCGTGCGAAGCGCGCGTAAGGATGGGGCGATCCATAATGGCGCCACGAACGCACATGCTGCTGATCGTGACCTTGAAAGAGGGAAGTTACCTGGCGGACGTTGGTTTCGGAGGGGACGGCCTTCTCTTGCCGGTTCCGATGGATGGCAACGAACACGACCAATTCTTGTGGAAGTACCGGATCGTCGAAGAAGGTCCAATAATGGTGTTACAAATATTGCGTCAGTCAAGCTGGATCGACTTGTATGCGTTTGTTCCTCAAGCGCGTGAACCTGTCGACTTTCAAGTGGCTAACTGGTTTACCAGCACTCATCCGGAAAGCCGGTTTGTGCAGACTCTGACTGTTCAGCAGCCGACTTCGGAAGCACGATTCATACTGCGCAACAAGATGTTTATAATCGACCGCGGCGGCCACGAAGAAACGCGCGAGCTGAAATCACGCGAAGAGCTAA
The sequence above is drawn from the bacterium genome and encodes:
- a CDS encoding arylamine N-acetyltransferase, giving the protein MNTTAYLQRINWNGPVRADLETLRNLHLHHATRIPFENLDIQLGKNISLELEALERKMIQNKRGGYCFEQNTLFQALLTEIGFDVIACEARVRMGRSIMAPRTHMLLIVTLKEGSYLADVGFGGDGLLLPVPMDGNEHDQFLWKYRIVEEGPIMVLQILRQSSWIDLYAFVPQAREPVDFQVANWFTSTHPESRFVQTLTVQQPTSEARFILRNKMFIIDRGGHEETRELKSREELIHTLDRTFGLSFPIDSPFRNPNFS